A window of Candidatus Effluviviaceae Genus V sp. genomic DNA:
AGCGACGAGGAGATCAGGTTGTTCAGTCTCCCCTTGCCCTCGATGACCTCGTGCTTGACGCCGTTGAACGCCGTGGCATCGTTCTTGAACTCCTGCACCATCAGTTTCGGGTCGTCCGTCTCCCACAGGATCTTCGCCTTGCCTTCGTAGAGCTTCTTCGTCTTCTTCACGCGGCCTCCTCCTCTTCCTCGATGCCGAGTCGCTCGAAGATCTCCCCAATGTGCCTGAGGTGTGGGTCCAGGCTCATGATGCGCTCGATACGGCCGCTGCCGAGCGCGCCCATGATGACCTCGTCCTCCCGGA
This region includes:
- a CDS encoding phosphoribosylaminoimidazolesuccinocarboxamide synthase produces the protein MKKTKKLYEGKAKILWETDDPKLMVQEFKNDATAFNGVKHEVIEGKGRLNNLISSSL